The Chaetodon auriga isolate fChaAug3 chromosome 2, fChaAug3.hap1, whole genome shotgun sequence genome segment TTTTGCTCTGATAAAATCTGAATGAGCGTTTGAAATATCAGTCACCTTTTTAATTTAAATGGAATTGgaattagattatttttttccagttaaAATAATTTGGCAGTTTGTTGCATAATGAACGTAGGCCTGTAATAAGATCAGCATGTAGCTGTGAACCCAGCTTGTTTGATTAGTGTGTTTCAGAGGTTTCCCACGTCTTTACTtttatcaataataataaagatgtTGAACTTATAGTAAATCATTATGAATAATCTCTGTGTAGAATATAACATCAcatatttatttgaaattgCTGAACAGAAATTAAAATATTCATGGACTGCAAAATGaagtttatttattaattatttattagATTTCTCCTATATTTTAAGATAAAAGTTAAGATGTTTGGATTCGTTTATCCATGACTtcttatgtgtgtatgtgtgtgtgtgtgtcttcttttcCTTCTAGATTTCAAGAGTGATTTGCTGTGATGCTGTGATAAAATGTCCCCTGCTTCATCCAAGCTGCCTTTAAAACACGAGTTTCCACTTTCAATGCAATTTGGCCTGCCCTTTTGTCAGAATTAGCCTTTTTATGACCTGTAACAAATCTGTACTTTGAATGGAGGAGTAGACTGCTGAGATAAATCTAATCCAGGCTCCTTAAACAACATGTATACGTAGAGAGAGGTGTGAGCCcatcaacaaaaaacaagcaggaggaagaaagaaaagagcagaggtTTAGCAGTTTCCTCATTCTTCTCTTCTCATTCTTGGACAGACAAGTAAGGCGCCCTTCCCCATATGTGGTGGGTGAGATGAACTCCAGTGGGAATACTGTAGACCCCACCTGACAGCTCTCTGCCTGAGCAACTGAAAGCTTTTCACTGGAGCCTCCACAACCACAGAGCtggataaaaaataaaattgcctGAAATCCAACATCTCCACAACGATGCTCATTTTTGACAAAGacatttagaatatttttttttttgcttgcaaAATGGTATATTATCTTTAGATAGTGGAAAACCATCAGACTTTGTGAACCAGAGgaagctgaaaaataaaaggatacaaaacaaatgtgctgaacaccaagaaatggaaaaatcatTTTGTCATTCACCCCCCGACTTCTGATTTTCTCCTGTCTGAGAGTTGCCAATCCCGCTCCTAGAATAGCCCcatatttcttttctctgccccACACGATCACATACTTTCCTCCTTCACCTTCTCCATCCACTAGTCACTTTGTACCCAGAGTTCAGCCTGGCCGGCACAACCATTCCAGCTAAGGGGGAGGAGGACTTCCTCACACTGGCCGCCTCCCGGCTCAGTCGCAAGAAACGTGTCATTGGGGCTGGAGTCGGCGTGGCCATGGTTCTGGTCCTGCTGGTGGCCATACCCCTATTGGTCCACACCACCAAGGGGGGAGGGTCCGGAGGAGGGGGCACACATTACGAGATGCTTGGGAGCTGCAAGATGGTGTGTGACACTTTCACCCCCCCACAGGGAGAGCTGACAGCCGTCTCCCCTCAGCCCCCAGACTTCCCAAACCGCAGGGGCAAACAGGGGTTCAGAGGGAGCCCTGGACTTCCTGGTCCTCCGGGTCCTAAAGGGGCCCCTGGAGAACCTGGCAAGCCCGGCCCACCTGGTCCACAAGGGCCTGGACCCGGTGGCTATGGCCCATCCTTCTACAGTCCCAAAATCGCCTTCTACGCAGGCCTCCGCAAACAACACGAAGGGAGTGAAATACTGAAGTTCGATGACGTGGTCACCAACGTAGGGAACTACTACGAGCCGAGCACCGGCAAGTTCACCTGCCCTCTGCCTGGCATCTACTACTTCACCTACCACGTCCTGATGAGAGGAGGTGATGGGACGAGCATGTGGGCTGACCTGAAGAAGAACGGAAAGGTAAGTGTGTCCATGGGGTGTTTGAAGGGTAAGAAGTGTCTCTGATGTTGTGATCTGAAAGTTCTGCCTTTTTAAACAAACTCTCAGTCtacaaatatagaaatatatgaaaaaaatggtgaaaatcttttgtacattttttcccatgtttttcaCATGCAGAGTTTCATTCATCACTTTGTGCCACCTACAGCAATGGACACATTAACAGGAACACTTTCATCTTGCAAGCTAGTGAATCATAAATTaacaggaagtcaaattaaaggGCCTCACATACAAATGTTTTCCCAGCTGATATTTCCAAAACAgttgcaaaaaaacaaaacaaaacaaaaaaaatagcaaaaaaacaaaatggctaTAATAACACTGATCTGATGGCACTATAGTTAAGGTTTGGTGAAGCAGAAAAATGTTGTAGGTAAGGGTGGATAAAGATCCTAATTTGGGTTAGAATAACAGTTAGTTAAGGTCAGGGTGCCTTGGTCGTCATGGTAACAATAATAaccacttggttaaggttagggaacgAATGTCAGGGTTACAAGAAACCAGTGTTCACTGGTTCGATCCATCCTTCCCTCTCgacttcctccctctgcagactttGTAGCTCTAAAACATCGTCACACAGCTTCTTATCTCCTGACAGATGAGATAGCTCCCACAGATGCTCGAGGACTTTATCACTTGAACATAAACATATGTCACTTTTGGGCATTTGCTGAGtgatgctgtcatttttcttggTAAAACAGTCTCTAGATTAATGGACATCCTAAAAAATGCCATAAGCAACACCTGTCTGACCTAGGGTCAACAAGTCTGATGATTAACAGCATCACAAAGGTGGTGTTTGTTGCAGGGCTATAGAACTGGACTGCATTGTATTGCACAGGTGTTGCTGGTATTGTGTCATAGTTTGACTGCCACACAGTTTTTTTAccatgttggaaaaaaaaagtttcttaaCAATAGAACATTTAGAGCATCATGATGAAGTTTTAGACAAAGAAAAGTCTAAAGCAAAGCTTCTCAAAGGTATACCGACAAGAATCAAAATGCTGCTTATTTAGAGCAGAATTTTAGTATATCTCAACTCTGGTGTGGAGAAAAACAATCAACCGTCTATTAAACAATACATTGTCATCAGAAAACGTTCGTTTTCAAAGTCGATTTACTTTGGAGGACAAAGAAGACGATACGAAGGCATGAAAGTAGAAACAGAAGTGGGACTGCTTTACATGGAAAACTGTAATTAATTGTACAACTTGcaaacaaagagggagagagagagagagagagagagagagagagagaagcaatcAAGAGGATAACAATCTTCCATGTCTCTCAGGAGCAAAGCCAAAATGCAACAGCTGGCTACTGTCTTCTGAGGAACTCTGACtttaattcaaataaataaacaagtacAAATGTCTGGAAAAAGCCTTGAATGCCTCCATCTGGAGATCAGTGACAAGCTTGAAGAACTAAGCCCTCACTCTGGTGAGGAGCCCTGATTCTGACATGTGCTGCAGAACAGAAGAGTAACATCCTGGGGAttaccagagaagaagaagaaagaaaaaaaatgctttgcaTTGTTACAAGCCAAGTCAAACTCGGTGTTTGATGGTACAACTGTGGTTTCTCTACACATAATTCACACAGTGCATGAACTGACAGCAACATGCTGCTGAGCAGACCATCACGCACCGATACGCTTTACTGAATCTACATCTTAAAAGACTCTAAATACAGCAAGTGGGCCACGAGGAATTCAACAGACAGCTTCACAGTTTGCATTTAAACCTTTCTCACTCatcaaaaaatgcaaaaaatgtccaGTTTCAAGTTGTTCCTCATTAGATGAACATGCAAAATTGGCccatttttaacttttattgCTGGCTGATGGTGATGTGACAGACACCCCCAGCTTGATATAAGTCTGAAACATTGGGCTACCAGATTTCTCCCTGTTTTGCATAGAGTTGTCTAGGTTTTCTTCAGTTATTGGGGTAGTTCTCATCTACTGTTGCTGTATGGGAAACTGCAGCCAGACACGTGGTGTCGCCTGCTACTTCTTATCACCTTGTAATGAACTTCACAGGGAGGTTAATCAGTGGGAGTCACGAGTGTAGTAACAAAGACATGAAGCTGGCCTTGTCAGCTTTCCCAGCACCGGCCACAATTCAACAACACTACCCACAATGTTAAACTCTGTGGGAGTCAAACCTTGTTGCAGAGGAGCTTTCCCCCCCTGCACCACCCTGACGCCCTGGTTCCTTTTGTTGATTGGGTAGCAgaaaaaatcaaacactgtccaacagattttttcttttttttttttgtgtgtcaaaTTTAACATTTCTCAGTTGGCTGCAAACAATAATTTACTTTCTTGATAAATGTTTTAGCATGTGAAATAtttagaaaactgtgaaaaaaccTGAAGATATTAGATTCACGTTCACacaatacaaagaaaaacagcaaatgtgtatttgagaagctggaaacacaGCATACATAAGTAAATAAGTGGAATTGTTCACAATAAAACTGGGAAAATGTTCACAGTGCCTTACTTTGCAATAttagaaatgacattttaagtTCCTGTTTCTGCACCAAAAAACAATAAGTTGCTTCCTCATCCATGGTCTTTTTACGGTTCTGAGATATTCTGCAACCTAATATGATAACATCTATGGTTAAATCAATATAATGTCAgcttcagtaaaaaaaaagaagctttttttcATAGGGCTTTGGTTTTGAAGACCTCCCAAATACACACATCATTATACTGTAGATCTTTGCTGTGACTGGTCAAGTCCATAAAAAAGTTATTCCCTATTTCATTGATTTGACGAGACGTGCATAAAGTGCAGAGTAAAGAGGACAGACAGTTAAATGCCAGATATAATTGGGAGACTTGGAGACTTGGTTTGTTGTGTGCCTTCACAGACATTGTCATTCCTGTCTTCTCCTGCTGTTAAATCTTTCATAGCCTTTAGATTAGATCTTCTCCCCTCCACCTGTGCCCCTCCTttacacacgcgcacacacacacacacacacacacacacacacacacacacacacacacacacacacacacacacacttttattacCCTCACTGGCTATTGACTCCTTCCCCATTAATTATCTTTTCCATCAACTAAATTATTTAACCCAATTCAGTGCTGATCTTGCCCCCACAGTTTCATTGCACCCAccccacttttttttctgttaatagGTTCTTGTAGCAGCGTGAACCAGTGAAGTCAATGACAAAAACCTTGAGGATAACGCTTTAAAAGTTTGTCAATTTAGAGACTTCTTGCCAaaaattagatgagaagattgagagtgataccactctcatgtctttaCAGTAAAATAAGTAGCAGAAGTCAGCAATCACTTAGCATAGCCTAGCATACAGACTGTAGACAGGGGGAAATaggtagcctggctctgtccaaaattTACAAAATCCACTGACCAGTGGCTTgaaagctcactaatgaacTAATCGTGGGCAAGTtacttgaaaaatgtaaataagtgGTCGTTAAAAAGTGATTACATTACTTAACAGCAAAAGTAATTAATTACAGACTCattacattattttcattacataGCACAGCAAATCCTTCATATGCACACATCACATATGCTGTATTTAACACAAACAGATAATTCAGTCTTCTGGCAGCACCCAGCTTATGTTTTTATTGACCATTAACAGTTTGCTAAACACTGGCAGCATCGACTGCACACATGTATACAGTGAACGGGTTCACTGTATACATGTGTGCAGAATATTACTATGACAGATACAATTTGACAGTTGTCTCACGTTGTGCTGCAGCAACACTGAAATAATATAATGTAACTATGTGTGCATTAATAAGAGAATCCAAGCCCCTCGTAGCTAACCACTTTCATATGCAGTAAATTGGTAAAGTAACTTGATTACTTTGAGagaagtaactagtaactaatTATTAATTTTCAATTACTGGCACAACACTGTTCCTCACACCTTCATTCCCATGTTTGCATTCATCAACAGTCAGTGCAGAGAGGCCTTTCTCAAACTCCTGTTCAGACAGCGAACATTCGGACCCCCCAAGATGTCAAAGTAACAGTTCATTGGTGGGATCAGCACTGACAAAAACTAGTAACATTACTATAACCACTGGTTATCAACGTGTtacatcctgtttgtttaatttgtgcaaaaatcaacaaaatgtcaaactattcctatCAAGTCCGTTGTGTCTATAGTGTGTTTTGCAGCatgggtggatgtgtgtgtgtgtgtgtgtgtgtgtgtgtgtgtgtgtatgtgtgtgtgtgtgtgtataggtgtgtttgtgcgtgtgtgtgcaggtgtgtttgtataCAACAATTGTCAGACTGATATGCACGGTGTTGATCAATGTCTTGCCAAAGGGAGCTGAGAATAAGACACATCCTGAGGAGGGATCActgcagagacaggcaggaCACAGACAAGTGggctgacacagagagagagagagagagagagagatggatagatggatttTCACAGGAGAATagacagaggaggacgagaGAAAAGACAACATGAGAGCGTCCTCTGATCAAAGGAGGACTTGAAGGGCAAAAGCTATGCAGCCAGAAATATGACTAACATACGTGAAACAAATCGGACTCATGTTTCCAGCTGAACTGTtaatgaaatgtgctgctgacgTGCAAGTACACCAAGTTTGCAGAGGCGAATCGCCCAATGCAAGGAATCCTGTTCACTCCTCGTGTCCCATAACTCATCAAAAGATTGGTGTTGAGGTAGATGACCTTTTCAATGGATATATAATTCACCACCAATATGTACTTTGCCCTTTACAGTGATGAGCAGGGAGTGggaatatgaatatttatagCTGGTCCAATATGGGAGGAACTGGGTTGGTCAGTTGGTCAGtccgcacacacgcacactcacatacacacactataGTTTCGATGACATCAGAGTGGTAGTAGCATTTTAGTGTCTCTTCTGCTATTGACACATGGTAACCTCATTATATAGCTGTGGCACTCGGTTGGATTTGACCTACCGGAGGATGAGACCGGTGGACAAACCTGTGGCTTATTAAAGCCCACCATAATGCTCTGACATGTGGCTCAGCCTCAGCAATGTAAAGGTTAGAAGGGAtgatgaatcaatcaatcaaaagtAGAGAATCAAACTTTGGATTGAGTCTACATTAAATGCATCCAGGCTATAATAATAGATACATAGATTCTGCTAAAGGTGCATGTGTTAGTTTTTATTATAGTGAATGGGTTAATGTCTTATTAAAGGTGAATTAATTCCTGCAAGCTAATGAATGAGGTTTTGGACAACTGCCATCTTTTTCGCCAGCTGTCAAGCAACAAGCAGCAAGACAAGTTGTGCCAACACTCCATTGTAATTTTATGTACTTTACCTTTAACTGAAAACAAGgtttatgtactgtatatagcctacatgaaaaaaatcactaaGAAGATATGTGAGTTAACAGGATAATTAAATGTAACATTTAAAAGATGTGGTGATGACAAGCCTGGGCTCAATTAGAAGGAGGAATGGCTCGCTTCCAGTAGCTAGGTGTGATGTGGCTACTGTGAGAGGTGGAAGCTGCTAATTACAGTATGTCAGACAAGGTGTCAGAATGGGCCTCATGCGGCACTTTATTAGACAGTTTCAAATGTATTCTATTTTGGCACGTCTGAAGCTGTGTCTTTTTTCATGCTGGTAGAATAATTCATAATCAAGAGTAATTTTCTGAGCGGTGCATTGGTTTAGTGTCAGACACAATGGCCCAACATTATAATGGGGAACATTTTGTGATGAAGGAGAAAAGTTCACCCTTTCAGACAGCATTTCTTGTGGAGCAAACAGAAAGAATCCTCTCATATAACCTGCGGCTTGcccttgttttctcttcttgtctttttctctgagtCCAAACACATTTATGCGCCTGTTCATGCACACAACCATTATTTGACTATATGTTTCTGTCATAATGGCTGAGGCCATTATATTGTGTTGACTAAAACAACTCTGCTGGTTGTTACTGTGTTTTGCCGTGCCTTTGTTGTGCTTTCCTTTTGCCTCCCCATTATATCGTTATTTCTCCTCATCAAGGAAGCAGGATCTTGTCTCTTTCACAAGCAGCAGGGTTTGATAGTGGCGTAGTTAACATGAACTATGGTAAAATGTACATTGGATAATTCAGGTTTTATTTAGCGTGGATAGAATTAGAGGGATATTAACTCCTGACCTTTGAGCAGGTTTTATATGATGAGTGTTGTTTGGGTCCCTGCTGTCTTCACTCTTTATATGTGTACaggtgtaaaacacacacagactgaatacGAGATAGTAAACAGTATGTCATAAAGGAATAGCAGAATTTAACTTCAGAGCGGAGGCTTTGCTCTAGTAATGCTCTGCAGGTAGACCCACCACAGAACCCATTTATATCCAATTAGAGCATCTCCTCTACTCTCAAAGGTTTCAGTCTAGAGCCAATTAGAGACTGTCTAATCAACATCTTGACACCTTGGGTCTTGAGTGTCATGGCAAAATATTAACATCTAGCATGCCAATTAGTGTGAGAGTCTGCAGTGCAGGAGAAGGGTTACATGTCGACCTGCATAATAGAAACAGGATACCTCAGGTTGGTACACATGGATGGAGCCGGCGAGAGCACAGCAGCTTTTACAAAAAGGGCCATTTCAATtgcccttcctctctctcccagttCACCCTCAGAGGTCCCTCAGGTAAGTTTAACAGAAACCCAGCTCAATCGCCTCGCTCCGCTCTGAGAGGTCTGTACATCACAGTGAATGAATCCTGTCAGTTTTATTACCAGAGGATCAAGGCACCACTgcgaaacaaaacaaaactgaaaaaataacacaCTACATGGACAGCCCACCTCCCCAGCCTCATTTATACCCCCATCCCCCcgcctcctctgaagcaggcATGCTTGATCAGTTTGTTATCCAACAGGCTCCCTCCCCATCACTCAAAGCCCCTCTCAACTTTGGCTTCCTTTACCCGAATCTTGTGCTTAGACTGTTAAAAGTGCATGCAGCTGCTCACCCGTCTGCGTGTCCTCATCCAAATTTCTGCTTTCACTACGtgtctttcatttctcctttcctcatctcctccttccATCATTTTTCACAGACGTAAACGTTATGAACGCACACTTTGATATTGGGTCGATTTACaaaaagaatgatgaagatCTTTGgctgaataaatgtgaaatacagtatgtcagcCCTTAAATATGTCACACAAATCAGTGgcacacagctgaaaatgtaGATTTTATTGAGCATTTAGCATCGTCAGTGAGTTATTTCTATGCCGtaattcttcctctctcactccctccgTCCCTTTCTCccacctttctctgtctctctcttccccaTAATGTTGCCCCCTAATGAAAGGTGGAGGCAGTGTAATCTTCTCTATTGTCCCATGGGTCTTCCTTCTCcccaacagcagcagatcaaGTCAGAACAACGTCGGGCCAACAGACAGAAATTCACTCCCTTGTCACTATCAATCTCCGCCGCTGTTGACAATAATCCTGATTTGCCTTTCCCTCTTGTTTTCACTCCCAAAGCCCCAGCGCCTCCTGCCCACTTTAAGACAACAAGGTTTCACTGTGATTGTTGCTGACAGCCGAAGCTGCAGATTCATCTGCGCTGGTGCTGCAGTGTCACCAGCTCGGCTCGGTCCAAGAAATGATAAGATA includes the following:
- the c1ql4b gene encoding complement C1q-like protein 4; its protein translation is MVLVLLVAIPLLVHTTKGGGSGGGGTHYEMLGSCKMVCDTFTPPQGELTAVSPQPPDFPNRRGKQGFRGSPGLPGPPGPKGAPGEPGKPGPPGPQGPGPGGYGPSFYSPKIAFYAGLRKQHEGSEILKFDDVVTNVGNYYEPSTGKFTCPLPGIYYFTYHVLMRGGDGTSMWADLKKNGKVKASAIAQDADQNYDYASNSVILHLDVGDEVCVQLDGGKVHGGNTNKYSTFSGFLIYPD